A single genomic interval of Aureliella helgolandensis harbors:
- a CDS encoding class I SAM-dependent methyltransferase produces MKYHKPTSLQDKSTVEEIRRRFDSDVERFSDLETGQSATIDAPLAMELITHAAVASTTTIRRVLDVGCGAGNNTIRLRQVYGRHFDIDLVDLSQPMLVRAEERVRQAGVGELRVHHGDFRVAELPAGSFDVILAAAVLHHLRDDADWLAAFEKIYRLLAPGGSVWITDLVGHETDVIQGMMWLRYGHYLSELGGDEYRDQVFAYIDQEDSPRPVTYQLDLLRRVGFSSVELLHKNSCFAAFGAIKRTRLSN; encoded by the coding sequence ATGAAGTACCATAAACCGACCAGCTTGCAAGACAAGTCGACTGTCGAGGAGATCCGCCGGCGATTCGACAGCGACGTGGAACGCTTCAGTGATTTGGAGACAGGTCAGTCGGCGACGATCGACGCACCGCTAGCCATGGAGCTGATAACCCATGCGGCGGTTGCCTCTACGACCACCATTCGCCGTGTGCTCGATGTCGGTTGTGGTGCGGGCAACAATACAATTCGACTTCGACAAGTCTATGGCAGGCATTTTGACATCGACCTAGTAGATTTGAGCCAACCGATGTTGGTGCGAGCTGAGGAGCGTGTCCGCCAAGCAGGGGTGGGAGAGCTCCGAGTTCATCATGGCGACTTTCGCGTTGCCGAATTGCCGGCAGGATCCTTTGACGTGATCTTGGCCGCGGCTGTGCTGCACCACTTGCGAGACGATGCCGACTGGTTGGCTGCTTTTGAGAAGATCTATCGTCTACTTGCACCCGGAGGATCGGTGTGGATTACGGATCTCGTTGGGCACGAGACCGACGTGATTCAGGGCATGATGTGGCTCCGGTACGGCCATTACCTCAGCGAGCTGGGGGGCGATGAGTATCGCGACCAAGTCTTCGCCTATATCGACCAAGAGGATTCGCCGCGTCCAGTGACTTATCAACTCGATCTCCTACGCCGAGTCGGTTTCTCAAGCGTCGAACTCCTGCACAAGAATTCCTGCTTTGCTGCCTTTGGAGCGATCAAAAGAACTCGTCTGTCTAATTGA
- a CDS encoding YqjF family protein — protein MMWSKLLFAHWPVEPSVLASLLPDGLQLDIRDGQAWVGVVPFLMSNVRPRCCPSIPILSSFLELNVRTYVTLDGKPGVWFFSLDAASWFAVRAARATYHLPYMDAKMSLSKEDASAIRYRSERTQCGEPPASFDASYQCVGKPFHARPGTLEFWLTARYCLYSIDRHGRVCRGEIDHASWTLSSASWRMRQNTMGNPWQFDLTGQPHLLVAQPVKVCAWMPVRCG, from the coding sequence ATGATGTGGTCTAAATTACTGTTCGCGCATTGGCCGGTCGAACCCTCCGTCCTTGCTTCGCTGTTACCCGACGGGCTCCAATTGGATATTCGGGATGGGCAAGCTTGGGTGGGAGTAGTTCCATTCTTGATGTCGAATGTGAGGCCGAGGTGCTGCCCGTCCATTCCGATCTTGAGTAGCTTTTTGGAGCTGAATGTTCGCACCTATGTCACGCTGGACGGAAAACCTGGAGTGTGGTTTTTCTCATTGGATGCTGCAAGTTGGTTTGCAGTTCGCGCCGCACGAGCTACGTATCATTTGCCTTACATGGATGCCAAAATGTCGTTGAGCAAGGAGGATGCATCGGCAATTCGATACCGCAGTGAGAGGACGCAGTGTGGGGAGCCACCGGCGAGCTTTGATGCAAGTTATCAATGCGTTGGCAAACCGTTCCACGCTCGACCTGGAACGTTGGAGTTTTGGCTAACCGCCCGTTACTGCCTCTACAGTATCGACCGCCACGGACGCGTTTGCAGAGGCGAGATCGATCACGCCTCTTGGACGCTATCCAGTGCGAGTTGGAGAATGCGGCAGAACACGATGGGAAATCCGTGGCAATTCGATCTAACGGGCCAGCCGCATCTACTGGTTGCACAACCGGTCAAGGTATGCGCATGGATGCCGGTGCGTTGCGGTTAA